One Candidatus Devosia phytovorans genomic window carries:
- the glgX gene encoding glycogen debranching protein GlgX translates to MPKSSRQILPGDYTKLGANWDGEGTNFALFSAYASRVELCLFDEGSGAEIERITLPEYTNEIWHGYLPGVGPGTLYGYRVHGAFEPAQGHRFNANKLLIDPYARELVGDVQWSPAHFGYHADAEDKDLSFNEEDSASVTPKARVIDPHGYDWSGDRKPNIDWAKTIFYETHVKGFTQLHPAVPEELRGTFEGLAQREVVDYIKSTGVTSVELLPIHAFPDDDFLLQKGLRNYWGYNTLGFFAPASRYYGPNGINGLRNTIRAFHDANIEVIMDVVYNHTAEGNEMGPTLSWKGIDNFSYYRTMPGDARYYINDTGTGNTVNTSHPRVMQMITDSLRYWSEEMHVDGFRFDLGTILGREPEGFDQRGGFFDAVGQDPALAKVKLVGEPWDIGPGGYQVGGFPPGWAEWNDKYRDTVRDYWKDTDHTSGDFAARFTGSGDVYDLRGRRPWAGVNFLTAHDGFTLHDLVSYNDKHNEANGEDNNDGHSDNRSYNYGAEGETDDEGIVAVRERQKRNFLATLFLSHGTPMLLAGDEFSRTQSGNNNGYAQDSEISWINWDFNDNAKALTDFVRQLVAIRNAQPLIHRDNWRDMMSVTWYNPGGGEQQAAHWLDAGATTLGIRLSRDDLKGQDGVWWELVVLFNPHDGEVDFTVPKRGDDTPWTAAIDTAISEQDARSVQGGEAITMAPRSLILLH, encoded by the coding sequence ATGCCCAAGTCATCCCGCCAGATCCTGCCTGGCGACTATACCAAGCTGGGCGCCAACTGGGATGGCGAAGGAACAAATTTCGCGCTGTTTTCGGCTTATGCCAGCCGGGTGGAGCTATGCCTGTTCGACGAGGGCAGCGGCGCCGAGATCGAGCGGATCACCCTGCCCGAATATACCAATGAAATCTGGCACGGTTATCTGCCCGGCGTCGGGCCGGGCACGCTATATGGCTATCGGGTCCACGGTGCCTTCGAACCTGCGCAGGGGCATCGGTTCAACGCCAACAAGCTGCTGATCGACCCCTATGCCCGAGAGCTGGTGGGGGACGTGCAGTGGTCTCCAGCCCATTTCGGCTACCATGCCGATGCGGAAGACAAGGACCTCTCATTCAATGAAGAGGACAGTGCATCGGTAACACCAAAGGCACGGGTGATCGATCCGCATGGCTACGACTGGTCCGGCGATCGCAAGCCCAATATCGACTGGGCCAAGACGATTTTCTACGAAACTCACGTCAAGGGCTTTACCCAGTTGCATCCGGCAGTGCCGGAGGAATTGCGCGGGACCTTCGAGGGTTTGGCGCAGCGCGAGGTGGTGGATTACATCAAGTCGACCGGCGTGACCTCGGTCGAACTGCTGCCGATCCATGCCTTTCCCGATGACGACTTCTTGCTGCAAAAGGGGCTCAGGAACTATTGGGGCTACAATACGCTCGGCTTTTTCGCGCCGGCCAGCCGCTATTACGGACCCAATGGGATCAACGGACTGCGCAACACGATCCGTGCCTTCCACGATGCCAATATCGAGGTCATCATGGACGTGGTCTACAATCACACGGCAGAGGGCAATGAAATGGGCCCTACCCTGTCGTGGAAGGGTATCGACAACTTTTCCTATTACCGCACCATGCCGGGCGACGCGCGTTACTACATCAACGACACCGGCACCGGTAACACGGTCAATACCAGCCATCCGCGCGTCATGCAGATGATCACCGACAGCCTGCGCTACTGGTCCGAGGAAATGCATGTCGACGGTTTCCGCTTCGATCTCGGCACTATTCTTGGTCGCGAGCCGGAGGGCTTTGACCAGCGCGGCGGCTTTTTCGACGCCGTTGGCCAGGACCCAGCCCTCGCCAAGGTCAAGCTGGTCGGCGAGCCCTGGGATATTGGCCCTGGCGGCTATCAGGTCGGCGGCTTCCCGCCCGGCTGGGCCGAGTGGAACGACAAGTATCGCGATACCGTCCGTGACTATTGGAAGGACACCGACCATACCTCGGGCGACTTCGCGGCGCGTTTCACCGGCTCGGGCGATGTCTACGACCTGCGTGGCCGCCGGCCGTGGGCTGGCGTCAATTTCCTCACCGCGCACGACGGCTTCACCCTGCATGACCTGGTCTCCTACAATGACAAGCACAATGAGGCGAATGGCGAGGACAATAACGACGGTCACAGTGACAACCGCAGCTATAACTACGGCGCGGAGGGCGAGACGGATGACGAGGGCATCGTCGCCGTGCGCGAGCGGCAGAAGCGCAACTTCCTTGCCACGCTCTTCCTGTCACATGGTACGCCGATGCTGCTGGCTGGCGACGAGTTCAGCCGTACCCAGAGCGGCAACAACAATGGCTATGCCCAGGACAGCGAAATTTCCTGGATCAACTGGGATTTCAACGACAACGCCAAGGCGCTGACCGATTTCGTTCGGCAGCTGGTGGCGATCCGCAATGCCCAACCGCTGATCCACCGCGACAACTGGCGCGATATGATGAGCGTCACCTGGTACAATCCGGGCGGCGGCGAGCAGCAGGCGGCCCATTGGCTTGATGCCGGCGCAACCACGCTGGGGATCCGACTGTCGCGTGACGACCTCAAGGGTCAGGACGGGGTGTGGTGGGAACTGGTTGTCCTGTTCAACCCGCATGATGGCGAGGTGGACTTCACCGTGCCCAAGCGGGGCGACGATACGCCATGGACGGCGGCGATCGACACGGCAATATCGGAGCAAGATGCTCGTTCAGTGCAGGGCGGCGAGGCCATCACGATGGCGCCGCGATCACTGATATTGCTACACTGA
- a CDS encoding PLP-dependent cysteine synthase family protein, translating into MLQKAMSVETGSDWSRAAIRLLEADSRRSGETHLVPLSIPSFSGVDFYLKDESSHPTGSLKHRLARSLILYGICNGLIGPTTTLVEASSGSTAVSEAYFARLIGLKFIAVLPRSTSRSKIQLIEQHGGHCHYVDDPSRIYDEARELAQVESGHYLDQFTFAERAADWRGNNNIAESIFSQMSLEQHSEPDWIVMSAGTGGTSATIGRYILYRGLRTQLCVPDAENSAFFEGWCGDSVETKCQRPSRIEGIGRPRVEPSFVPNVVSAMLKVPDTASIAATRILSELLGRRVGASTGTNFIGLLWAADGLVQSGKAGSIASLICDSGERYRETYFDDAWLAEQNLYITGHEAMLRAVLASGRFDPALLIDGNHRTCS; encoded by the coding sequence ATGCTTCAAAAAGCGATGAGCGTAGAAACTGGATCGGATTGGAGCCGCGCGGCGATCAGGCTGTTGGAAGCGGACTCGCGGCGTTCGGGTGAGACTCACCTTGTTCCGCTCTCCATTCCATCTTTTAGCGGCGTGGATTTCTACCTCAAGGACGAGTCGAGCCATCCGACCGGCAGCCTGAAGCACCGGCTGGCCCGCTCGCTGATCCTCTATGGCATCTGCAATGGACTGATCGGGCCGACGACCACGCTGGTTGAGGCATCGTCGGGATCAACCGCCGTTAGCGAAGCCTATTTCGCCCGCCTGATCGGGCTAAAATTCATCGCCGTCCTGCCGAGGTCGACCAGCCGCAGCAAGATCCAGCTGATCGAGCAGCATGGCGGCCATTGCCACTATGTCGACGACCCCTCCAGGATTTACGACGAGGCCAGGGAGCTTGCGCAGGTCGAGAGCGGCCACTACCTCGATCAATTCACCTTTGCCGAGCGCGCCGCCGACTGGCGCGGCAACAACAATATCGCCGAGTCGATCTTCTCCCAGATGTCGTTGGAGCAGCATAGCGAGCCGGACTGGATCGTGATGAGCGCCGGCACCGGCGGCACCTCGGCTACGATCGGTCGCTACATCCTCTATCGCGGCCTGCGCACCCAGCTCTGCGTACCCGACGCCGAGAATTCAGCCTTTTTCGAAGGTTGGTGCGGCGATAGCGTAGAGACGAAGTGCCAGCGACCGAGCCGCATCGAGGGCATCGGCCGGCCGCGTGTCGAACCATCCTTCGTGCCCAATGTGGTGAGCGCCATGCTCAAGGTGCCTGATACGGCATCCATTGCCGCCACCCGCATCCTGTCCGAACTGCTGGGCCGCCGGGTAGGGGCGTCCACCGGCACCAATTTCATCGGCCTGCTCTGGGCGGCCGATGGACTTGTCCAGTCTGGCAAAGCCGGTTCAATAGCTTCGCTGATCTGCGACAGCGGCGAGCGCTACCGCGAAACCTATTTCGACGATGCCTGGCTCGCTGAACAGAATTTGTACATCACCGGCCACGAAGCCATGCTCCGTGCTGTCCTGGCCAGCGGTCGCTTCGACCCCGCCTTGCTGATCGACGGTAATCACAGGACTTGCTCGTAA
- a CDS encoding MFS transporter, translating to MATSSTPVPETSAEHDARVVNAHHRPVDANEIAIGVIIGRTSEFFDFFVYAIASVLVFPSVIFSFADPLTGTLLSFAVFALAFVARPTGTVIFSALDRLYGRGIKLTLALLLLGVSTVAIAFLPSYDQVGWYAVAILIIFRCGQGLALAGTWDGMASLLSQTAPEDKRGWFAMIPQLGAPIGLIVASLLFAYLAASLSAEDFLAWGWRYPFFVAFAINVVALFARLRIVVTPEYTELFESGELVPTTIRETLANNWQNVVIGAFAPLASFALFHMVTVFPLSYVFLYTEDTPVGFLLIEAATAVICIATIVLSGVLADRFGRRWLLGVTAVLIAIYSIFAPLLLEGGSTGEIAYMVIGFTLLGLSFGQSSGVVAANFSKLYRYTGSALTSDHAWLFGAGFAPLAALVLSSQFGLISSGAYLLSGAICTLVALRLNRRLAHRT from the coding sequence ATGGCCACGTCATCAACACCAGTTCCCGAGACTTCTGCAGAGCACGACGCGAGAGTCGTCAACGCTCACCATCGTCCGGTCGACGCCAACGAAATCGCCATCGGTGTGATCATCGGTCGCACGTCGGAATTTTTCGACTTCTTCGTCTATGCCATCGCTTCCGTGCTGGTTTTTCCTTCGGTTATTTTCTCTTTTGCCGACCCGCTGACCGGCACGCTGCTGTCCTTCGCCGTCTTCGCCCTGGCCTTTGTCGCACGTCCCACCGGCACGGTGATTTTCTCCGCTCTTGACCGTCTCTACGGGCGCGGCATCAAGCTTACCCTGGCGCTTCTGCTGCTTGGCGTATCCACCGTGGCGATCGCCTTCCTGCCCAGCTATGACCAGGTCGGCTGGTATGCCGTGGCCATCCTGATCATCTTCCGGTGCGGTCAGGGCCTGGCCCTGGCTGGCACCTGGGATGGCATGGCCTCGCTGCTGTCGCAGACCGCCCCCGAGGACAAGCGCGGCTGGTTCGCCATGATCCCCCAGCTTGGTGCGCCCATCGGCCTGATCGTCGCCAGCCTGCTGTTCGCCTATCTCGCCGCGAGCCTGAGCGCCGAGGATTTCCTCGCCTGGGGCTGGCGCTATCCCTTCTTCGTGGCTTTCGCCATCAACGTCGTGGCGCTCTTTGCGCGTCTCCGCATCGTGGTGACCCCGGAATATACCGAACTCTTTGAAAGCGGCGAACTCGTCCCCACCACCATTCGCGAGACCCTGGCCAACAACTGGCAGAATGTGGTCATCGGCGCCTTCGCCCCTCTGGCGAGCTTTGCCCTTTTCCACATGGTGACGGTGTTCCCGCTCTCCTATGTCTTTCTCTACACCGAGGACACGCCGGTCGGCTTCCTGCTGATCGAGGCGGCGACGGCCGTGATCTGTATCGCCACCATCGTCCTCTCCGGGGTTCTGGCCGATCGCTTCGGCCGCCGCTGGCTGCTGGGCGTTACCGCCGTACTGATCGCCATCTATTCCATCTTCGCCCCGCTGCTGCTCGAAGGCGGCTCGACCGGCGAAATCGCCTATATGGTTATCGGCTTCACCCTTCTTGGTCTGTCCTTCGGTCAGTCGTCGGGCGTTGTGGCGGCCAATTTCAGCAAGCTTTATCGCTATACCGGCTCGGCCCTGACCTCTGACCACGCCTGGCTGTTCGGCGCAGGCTTTGCGCCGCTCGCCGCTCTGGTCCTGTCGAGCCAGTTTGGCCTCATCTCCTCGGGCGCCTACTTGCTGTCCGGCGCCATCTGCACTCTCGTCGCCCTTCGCCTCAACCGGCGCCTCGCCCATCGCACCTAG